In Parageobacillus sp. KH3-4, the genomic window AGCGAAAATTTTCGCATCCGTAAATCCCGCCTCATCGAGCATTTTTCTCGCTTCTTTCGACAAATAGGCGAGATCGCCGCTGTCGATGCGGATGCCAATAAAATTAATTTGATCGCCCAGCTCTTTCGCGACACGAATCGCATTTGGCACGCCTGACTTCAGCGTATCGTACGTATCGACAAGAAAGACGCAATCTTTATGGCGGCGCGCATATTTATGAAATGCAACATATTCATCTTGATACGCTTGTATCATCGCATGCGCATGAGTGCCCACCACAGGAATCCCGAAAAGCTTACCCGCCCGCACGTTGGAAGTCGCGTCAAAGCCGCCGATATACGCAGCGCGCGCCCCCCATAATGCGGCGTCCAACTCGTGCGCTCGCCGGCTGCCGAACTCCATTGCTGGTTCATCGCCAAGAATATGTTTAATTCGGGACGCTTTCGTCGCGATTAATGTTTGAAAGTTAATAATGTTTAAAATCGCCGTTTCCACGAGCTGCGCTTCCGCCAGCGGCGCCTCAATGCGCAAAATCGGTTCGTTGCCGAAAACAATTTCCCCTTCCCTCATCGAGCGCAATGTCCCTGTGAAACGAACGGTTTTCAAATACTCTAAAAAATCTTCCTGATAGCCTAACTCCGAACGCAAATATTCAATATCGCTTTCGGAAAAACGGAAATTTTGTAAATATTGAATCACTCTTTCCAATCCGGCAAATACAGCATATCCGTTTCCAAAAGGAAGTTTTCGGAAAAACACTTCAAATACCGCTTTACGTTGATGAATGCCGTCTTCCCAATACGTCTCTACCATATTGATTTGATATAAGTCGGTATGAAGAGTAAAGCTGTCATCTGCGTATTTTTCGTTCATTGTGCTACCTCCAAAACAACGATTCGATTTGACAAAAAGCATATCCTCCGTTTATTCTACCACTTTTATTCTATTATTCCACTACTTCTGCACCTAATGAATGTTTAAAGTGTTCAAGCGCCCATTCATGCCCGACAGGATGGAAGCTTGCGACCGCCTTTTTATGTACGACAATACGAAATCCCTTATTATACGCGTCAACCGCTGTATGAAGCACGCATATGTCAGTACAGCAGCCGACTAAATGAACTTCCGTAATTCCTCGTTCTCTTAGCTTTATTTCTAAATCCGTCCCGGCAAACGCGCTATATCTCGTCTTGTCCATCCAATATACATTGTCTCTATGTTTGTACGCTTGATAAACCGCTTCCAATTCTCCATACAATTTCCGGCCGTCCGTGCCTTCGATATTATGCGGCGGAAACAGCTTCGTTTCCGGATGATAAGTATCGCCCGCTTTATGCATATCAATTGCAAATACGACAAAATCGCCATTCTCGATAAACTGTTTCGTAATCCTCACAAGCTCCGCTTCAATTTCCTGACCTGGTCTTCCGCAAGTAAGCGCGCCGTGGTCGGCGATGAAATCAATAGTATAATCGATATTAATCAACGCTTTTTTCATCGCAACTCCCCCACTATCCCGAATTTAACACTATTATATGTTAAAAGAAAAAAAATTACTAGCGCGTATAGATTGACCGTTCACTCTTGAAAACCATACCGTTGTTCTTTCTAAATAACAAAAGGGACTACAACATTATTGATCAACTCAAATGCATCATGTGTAGTTTAAAAATCCACTGATACCTTGGTAAAATTACCCATCCCCTCTGATTTACTCTGCATATACTGCGATTGTAATCAAAAAAATCAATCAGGAGGTAATAAATGATGTACGATGACCATCATAAAAAGCGTAGAGCTGAGGCAGAAGCGGAGGCAAAGGCAAAAATTAAAAATCAAAACGAGAACGAAAATGAGAATGAGAACGAGAATGAGACTGAACTAAAAAATCGCAATTCAAACTATACTAGCGTTCACACTAATGCTTCAGTTTCCCACAGTGGAAACTCTTATGTAAGAGCGAAAACTGAATCCGAATCTGAATCTGACCAAGAACAAAAACAACAACAAAAGCAAAAACAAGAGATAGAAGACGATTATTAAAATCTGAAAACTACTACTAAAGTGAGATAATACTTATCGCACTTTAGTAGTAGTCTATTTTAAAGCGGGGATATGTGATGGAAAATCTAAAGAATAATCTCTCTTCCGAGAATTTAGGGAATTTATCTTCACTAGATGGAATCCCTTCCGTTGATGTTAATTTGAATCAATCACAAGTTGCTCATAGCGGTAATTCGGATGTTAATGTCCACATAAATATCCAAGTGGATGTAAAGCCGATTGCACTTGCCATTCTATATTCATTATTAGCCAAGAACCAACTATCAAATGAGGAATTTGAATTAGCCCTTAGAAAATTAGAAAAGTATAAATCTAAATAAGAAATCTTATTCTGTAAAAGAAAACAATTATGTGTCTAAAAACTGACAAATTTCGTTATCTTTTTTCCAAAGTGTTGAAAAAGTTCACGAGGAAAGTGAACTTTTTCTTTTTCTCCCATTAGTAAGTTAGATATAAACCATATAGTTGCAATAACCGTGATTTAGCCCGCCCCATCGGTTTTGGATTATGCCTTTTACGTTTTCCCATCTTCGCACCTACACCATAATTTGAGAAACTTCTTAATAAATTAGTGATTATTATGAACTAAAATTGTAGAGGTGCATACGTTTAAGGGTTGACATAAATATAAAATCCACTTATATCGCAGGAAAACTACCCATTCCTTCTGATTTACTCCGCATATACTGCGATTGTAATCAAAAAAATCAATCAGGAGGTAACAAATGGTAATGATGTACGATGACCATCATAAAAAGCGTAGAGCCGAGGCAGAAGCGGAAGCGGAGGCAAAGGCAAAAATTAAAAATCAAAACGAGAACGAAAATGAGAATGAGAACGAGAATGAGACTGAACTAAAAAATCGCAATTCAAACTATACTAGCGTTCACACTAATGCTTCAGTTTCCCACAGTGGAAACTCTTATGTAAGAGCGAAAACTGAATCCGAATCTGAATCTGACCAAGAACAAAAACAACAACAAAAGCAAAAACAAGAGATAGAAGACGATTATTAAAATCTGAAAACTACTACTAAAGTGAGATAATACTTATCGCACTTTAGTAGTAGTCTATTTTAAAGCGGGGATATGCAATGGAAAATCTAAAGAATAATCTCTCTTCCGAGAATTTAGGGAATTTATCTTCACTAGATGGAATCCCTTCCGTTGATGTTAATTTGAATCAATCACAAGTTGCTCATAGCGGTAATTCGGATGTTAATGTCCACATAAATATCCAAGTGGATGTAAAGCCGATTGCACTTGCCATTCTATATTCATTATTAGCCAAGAACCAACTATCAAATGAGGAATTTGAATTAGCCCTTAGAAAATTAGAAAAGTATAAATCTAAATAAGAAATCTTATTCTGTAAAAAGAAAACAATTATGTGTCTAAAAACTGACAAATTTCGTTATCCTTTTTCCAAAGTGCTGAAAAAGTTCACGAGGAAAGTGAACTTTTTCAGCACGAGCCTTCATGGTTTATTTATGATAAAAACCCCCGCTTTCCATTTAAAGGAAAGCGGGGGGGGGAATTGTCATGCCCGTCCGTTTTCTGCAGCTTTGACCGCTTTTAGTTGCGCGCGCAAAATCAGCGATTGGATGATCGAAAAACAGCCTCCGACGACCCAGTAAAGCGACAGGGCGGACGGTACGGAGCTTGCCCCAATAAAAATCATAATCGGCATGATATACGACATCATCGCCATTTGCGGCATTTGTTCTTCCGCCATCGACGGTGACAAACGCAACGAGATAAATGTCGTGAGGCTGGCCAAAATCGGCAAAATGAAGTACGGATCGCGATGGCCGAGCTGTACCCATAAAAACGAATGGAGCTTAATTTCCTGGGTGCGCGAAATCGCATAATAAAGCGCCATAAAAATCGGCATTTGAATCAGCACCGGCAGGCAGCCGCTCGCTGGGTTGACGCCGTGCTTTTGATAGAGCTGCATCATTTCCTGCTGGAGCTTGCGCTGCGTTTCAAGATCGGTGCCTTTATATTTCTCCTGAAGCTTTTGCAGTTCCGGGCGAAGCTTTTGCATCGCAATCGTCGTTTTAAATTGCTTTATAATAAGCGGAAGCAAGCAAACACGAACGATCAACGTTAACACGATGATCGCAATGCCATAGTTATTGCCAAAAAAATGACCAAGGGTTAAAAGCAATTTCGACATCGGATAGACAAAATAATGATCCCAAATCCCTTGACTATGCTCATCGATCGGTGCATTGCGGTTGCAGCCGCTCAATAAAACAACCGTTCCTAGTAATGCAAACAGCCACTTTTTCATAAGAGACCTCCTTGCGTGTCGTGTCATTTATGTGCAGCAAAGGCAAGTGGTCTCCTTCCTTCTTCATCAGACGGATGTGAACGTTCACGCACAGGAATTTTCCGCTTTTGCAATGCAAAAACGCGACGGAAAGGAACGACAGCATAAGCGCAACATGCGCCATCTTTCTTCCGCTCCGCATGCGCGAACGTAACGTCATATAAAAAAGCTTTCGTTTTGCGGTATTCGCCGATATAGCATTTCACGACGACAAGCAGTGCGCCAACAAGCGACACATACGCCAGCAAATCAAAGGGGGCTTCCATTCTCCCACCTCTTTTCGATTCAAGAAAAAAGTTTCCTTACATAACATAGCAAACTTAGCGAAAAAAGAAAAGAAAAAGTTTCACAAAACCAGCGCCGTTATTTCTCCGCCGACAGCTGCAGCAGCGGCGCCAACGCTGGTTCTTCGTTAGCCAGTTCGACAAAATCTCCCGTTTCATCTTCATCGAGAACATGTGCCAGTTCGC contains:
- a CDS encoding nicotinate phosphoribosyltransferase, with amino-acid sequence MNEKYADDSFTLHTDLYQINMVETYWEDGIHQRKAVFEVFFRKLPFGNGYAVFAGLERVIQYLQNFRFSESDIEYLRSELGYQEDFLEYLKTVRFTGTLRSMREGEIVFGNEPILRIEAPLAEAQLVETAILNIINFQTLIATKASRIKHILGDEPAMEFGSRRAHELDAALWGARAAYIGGFDATSNVRAGKLFGIPVVGTHAHAMIQAYQDEYVAFHKYARRHKDCVFLVDTYDTLKSGVPNAIRVAKELGDQINFIGIRIDSGDLAYLSKEARKMLDEAGFTDAKIFASNDLDEETIINLKSQGAKIDVWGIGTKLITAYDQPALGAVYKLVAIEDENGNMVDTIKISGNPEKVTTPGLKRVYRIVNKINQKAEGDYIALENENPQQEERLKMFHPVYTFISKFVTNFEARDLHETIFENGKLVYTSPPLKEIQDFVKENLKLFWDEYKRTMNPEQYPVDLSQACWDNKMENIRKVKEKIEKLGEY
- a CDS encoding isochorismatase family cysteine hydrolase is translated as MKKALINIDYTIDFIADHGALTCGRPGQEIEAELVRITKQFIENGDFVVFAIDMHKAGDTYHPETKLFPPHNIEGTDGRKLYGELEAVYQAYKHRDNVYWMDKTRYSAFAGTDLEIKLRERGITEVHLVGCCTDICVLHTAVDAYNKGFRIVVHKKAVASFHPVGHEWALEHFKHSLGAEVVE
- the yidC gene encoding membrane protein insertase YidC is translated as MKKWLFALLGTVVLLSGCNRNAPIDEHSQGIWDHYFVYPMSKLLLTLGHFFGNNYGIAIIVLTLIVRVCLLPLIIKQFKTTIAMQKLRPELQKLQEKYKGTDLETQRKLQQEMMQLYQKHGVNPASGCLPVLIQMPIFMALYYAISRTQEIKLHSFLWVQLGHRDPYFILPILASLTTFISLRLSPSMAEEQMPQMAMMSYIMPIMIFIGASSVPSALSLYWVVGGCFSIIQSLILRAQLKAVKAAENGRA